The segment tttcactatGTTTGGAGGATAGACAGATACTTAAACTAAAAATGTTAAGTGCCCTTCCAGAAAGGCAGCCAAACAAAAGATTAGGAATTTGGTCCTCATGAAACTATTGGACTTGGGTCTGTAGTAATCAGACAAAATGTTCATCAAACATTTGGAATTCCGTAGGTATTAATTCAAATTATATTGAATATCTTCTAAAAACCTTAATCACAGGAAAGAATGAATGAATAATTTGGTTTTTCATAGTTGGAAGTAAGACGTAAAGTATAGCTACATTAAAAATATCACTTAAAACGCACATCTAATATCTAAAGATTAGTTAATTGCTTCACTGGTAGGTCATCTAAAACTAGAGCTTCGTCGTTGATAGTAGGTAGATAAATTATGGTTAGAAAACACGAAAATCACTTACATCTAATAATCGTCTCAGACGATTCACTTACTTGTTGGTAAAATAGTTGTGTAAATAAAATATCTGCGCTAGTAATAATTTCGCATTAGTACTTTGAAGTAGGTTAAACATTGCATGTCCACTGGGCGTGGCGCAATATCCATCAGTTGGATATTGTCCATTGTACATACTTAAGGTTCTTGCTCATATCGATGAACTCTAAATCTGAGAGGGAAATAAACTGTTTCAGAACGCAACCAATTTGAGCCGGGCACTCACCTTCAATGTCGCATCCTTCGAATCCAATGTATTTGATGGTATCCCAGGGCAGTTTGACCAAACCGGCGGCGGTAATCTGGCAGTGGCCGACGTTTAGATCTTCCAGCGAGCAGCCATTCGCGTCGCTCGCTATTGTTTTTAGAAATTCGTCGGAAATCCGGGTTCGCGCAAGGTTCAGTTTGGTCAACTTAAGCCGTTTAATCGATTCTGCCGAGCGATCGGTAACGTTCGGGCATGACTCAAAGTCCACCAGGTCCAGCCTGGGACAATTGTCAGCCAGTTGGGTGATCAAATTGTCGTCCACAAGGGGACAGTTTTTCACCGACAGTTGTTGTAAGTGGGGTAATTTGCGGATCAACGTTTCCAGTCCGGTTTGGGTAAACCGATATTTACCCTGGGTGAGAATAAGGCTTCGCAGTTGTGGACATTTTTCCGCCAGGGAATTCAACGTCCGGTCGGTGATGGTCGAACTGGACAGATTCATTCGTGTAAGGGATCGATTCAAAAGCATTTCCAGCAGTTCGTCGTCGTGAAATCCTCGTTGAACTCGAGTTATGTTCACAATTAGTGCATTTTTAATCAACGGTGGTATTAGTTCTAGGTATTCAATGTTTTTGTATCGTTTAATATTTCGGGCCACATATCGAACGCACCTACGcaacagagaaaaaaaatgttacGAAAAACTTTCGTCTGATTACCGTTACTTACGAATTATATAATGTTGAGGGCTGTTTCTTAAATCTACTTTCACACGTATTACTGCTGGACATTATTAAAACTGGACTGAGAAACTTGTTTGTAAAGAAACGCAATTAAATTCACTGGGAAAAAGTCATATTTTAAGAACAAATTATTTCCGTCAGGATTCACGAAGCAGAACGAATTTGCATTTGCATTTGTTGGTAAACAAGCGCGTCGCCAAAGGTGATTTGGGTGACAAAAAACGATCGAAGTTAAAGTTTCGTTTTTGAGGGGTTGCACGatgacaaaatgttcttttctAAATTTACTTCCAaagtaaccgctaagcactgcaCTAAGCCTGAaaaccaggggcttgcgatgggtgccatgtttttgttgccaacatctcagcacatctcgacaaaggttggcagcaaatctacctgtcagacgggcgctatttcttgcattttttgaaatagcgcccttcgttaagtggactgtcaaacaccgttcgttaagatacggatagcaccccgctgctgAAAACTGCTTTATATTTACAAGTTACACGCTACTAGGCATAATTCAGCATTTTTAATGCGTAGCAGCTTTAAAATAGCATTCTTAATTATTATATTGTTGTTGGCAGTTGAAAATTGTAATAATCGATGTGCGACCAAAGTTGAGAGTTTTTAAGATcgcaatacattgaaaatattcgttttttgtgtttttatcaAGCGTAAATTTTTTTGGCAGACAACTTTTTAGCCATAATGCTCTCCAAAACAATTATCAGGTCGAAAGTTATGTTGATATTTTAACCCATCTTTTAAATAGTATTTGCGGACATTATAAGTCTGCACTTACAAAAGTTTGTTTAAGTAAATATTGATCAGataataaaagagaaaaaaagactcCTAAACAGAGATTCCAGAGATTGAAGACATTATGTGCAAGTATAAATTCCTGAAATTCAAAGTACTTCATTAAttatatagagcttgctaagcccagtgcaaaaagctacaaaaacttatcgtttatcactcaaacgtatgtttttttttaccggggtataacaaagcattgcacgcagatgtcagtgcgtttttttcctcccaggtttgacagtgttgtggggtttgttttgattacttattcgtaagacccagaagcaaaaaactgc is part of the Sabethes cyaneus chromosome 2, idSabCyanKW18_F2, whole genome shotgun sequence genome and harbors:
- the LOC128733894 gene encoding protein AMN1 homolog — protein: MSSSNTCESRFKKQPSTLYNSCVRYVARNIKRYKNIEYLELIPPLIKNALIVNITRVQRGFHDDELLEMLLNRSLTRMNLSSSTITDRTLNSLAEKCPQLRSLILTQGKYRFTQTGLETLIRKLPHLQQLSVKNCPLVDDNLITQLADNCPRLDLVDFESCPNVTDRSAESIKRLKLTKLNLARTRISDEFLKTIASDANGCSLEDLNVGHCQITAAGLVKLPWDTIKYIGFEGCDIEDLEFIDMSKNLKYVQWTISN